One Arthrobacter sp. B3I4 genomic window, CGGGCGCCGCCATCTCCGGGTCGTTGGCCCTGCTGGCGGACGCCGGGCACATGCTCTCCGACGCCGCCGGTGTCTTCATCGCCCTGCTGGCCGCCTGGATCGCGGCCCGGCCGGCGAGCGATGCCAGGACTTACGGCTACCAGCGGGCGGAGGTCCTGGCCGCGCTGGCCAACGCCCTGGTCCTGATCGTCATTTCCGTCGTCATCTTCACCGAGGCCGTCCGCCGGTTCGGCTCCGCCCCCGAGGTGCACACGGACGTGATGCTCTTCGCCGCCATCCTCGGCGCGGTCGCCAACCTCGTTTCACTGCTGATCCTGCGCGGGGCCCAGAAGGAAAGCCTCAACGTCCGCGGCGCCTATCTCGAAGTCCTTGGCGACCTGCTGGGATCCTTCGCCGTGATTGCCGCCGCCATCGTCATCATGGCCACCGGCTACCAGGCCGCGGACACCATCGCCTCGATGCTGATCGCACTGATGATCCTGCCGCGGGCCTGGCACCTGCTGCGCGACGTCGTCGACGTGCTCCTCGAGGCCACCCCCAAGGGCGTGGACGTCCAGATGATCCGCGAACACATTCTGGCCGTGGACGGCGTCGTCTCCGTCCACGACATCCACATCTGGACGATCACCTCCGGCGTGCCGGTGTTCTCGGCCCACGTGGTGGTGGAGGACGCGGCGATGGGCGCCCGCGGGGCAGACAGGGTGCTGGACAAACTGGTCACCTGCCTCGGGTCGCACTTTGACACCGAACACTGCACGTTCCAGCTCGAGCCGGCCACCCACGCGGAGCACGAGGCCCACCAGCACGCTTGACGCGCCGCTCCCGGTCTGGCAGCGTCCGGAACGTCCTAGGAGAGCACGTCCTTGGTAGTGAACTTCGCGTAAGCAAGGGTTCCAAAGACGGCGAGGTAGCCGCCCTGCAGGAGCGCATTCGCCGCGAACGATTCCCAGACAACCGGTTGCCGCAGCAGGTCCGCGAAATCGAGCCAGCGGTGGGTAAAGAGCCACGGATGGAGCCATTCCAGCTGGGGCAGGGCATCCGCGACCTGGGCGACGACGGCGAGCACCACGGTGGCAGCCATCGCGCCGACGGGCACGTCCGTAAGGCTCGACATAAACAGTCCGACGGCGGAGAGCCCCACGAGTGAGACGGCCAGGTAGGCAGCAATCAGCAACAGCCGCACTACGGCATCGGCAGCACCTATCGTGTCGCCGGAGAGCAAGGTGACCGGGCCCACCGGAAAGAGCGCCGCCCCGATGCCGGCGCCGACCACCGCCACTGTCAGCGGTGCAACCACGGCGAACGCGACGGCGCCGGCGTACTTGACCGCCAAGAGCCGGCCCCGGCCCGCCGGGGCCGCCAGCAGGTAGCGAAGGGTGCCCAACCCGGCCTCGCCGGCGAGGGTGTCACCGGCGACCACGCCGATGGTCAGGGGCAGGAACAGCGGAACCGCGACCAGCATGGCGGTTACGCCGACGAACAGTCCGTTCTGGCTGATCCGGTCCAGGAAGGCCGGTCCGCGTCCTGCCGGCACGGCGGACGAGAGCCGCACGGCGACAGCGATCAATACCGGGATGGCGGCGAGGGCCAGCAGCATGGCCCAGGTCCGTCGGCGCCGGAACAGCACGCCGAGCTCGGAGCCGAGCAGCCGCAGCCCCTGGGTCCGTGGCCGGGTCCGGCGCAACCCCGGGGCGCGCCGTGTCTGCGGAGGGGCCGCCTGCGGAACAGCAGACGGCGGATCGGCTGATTGCCGAACGGCTGATTGTTCAGGAGGCCGCGCGGTCCCGCTGGGTTCACTGGGCAACGTCAAAACCTTCCCCTGTCAGTTCGACGAAGCGGTCCTCGAGGCTGCCCTGTTCGAGGGCGAAACCCCGGACCCGGACGCCGGCGGACACCAGTGCCGCCACGACCTGCTCGGGAGGGGGGACGGTGACGCCGGTGCCGCCGACCGGCAGTGGCGCGTACATCACCCGGCCTGCGCCCATCCCGTCGTCCAAGCTACCGCCGGTCGAACCGCTACCGGCCGAGCTGCCCCCATTCGAGCTTTGCTCAGAGCTCCCCGAGCCCGCTCCCCCGACGCCAGCCGGAGTACCGCCGTCGAGCGTCAGGCCCAGCCCGGCAAGAACGCGGGCGGCGGCGTCGGCGTCGGGAGTCAGCAGCCGGAGCCGGGAGCGTCCCGCCTGCCGCAGCTCCGTCATGGTCCCCTGGGCCACAAGGTGGCCCGCACTCATGATCGCCGCGTGGGTGCAGATCTGTTCCACCTCCGCGAGCAGGTGGCTGGAGACGAACACGGTCGCGCCGTCGGCAGCGAGGGACCGCACCAGGTGCCGCACCTCGCGGGTTCCCTGCGGATCCAGACCATTGGTCGGCTCATCCAGCACCAGCAGCTCGCGCGGGGCGAGCAGCGCGTTCGCGATCCCCAGCCGCTGCTTCATTCCCAGCGAATAGGCCCGGACCTTCTTGTCCGCGGCGTGCGCGAGGCCCACCCGTTCCAGGGCCGTGCGCACCCGCTCATGCCGCGTCCCGGCAAGGGCATGCGGGTCAGCGGCGTCGAAGCGCAGCAGGTTCGCGGCTCCGGAAAGGAAGGGGTAGAACGCCGGGCCTTCCACCAGGGCCCCCACCCGCGGCAACACGGAGTGAAGCTGCCGCGGCATCTCCTCGCCGAGGACGCGCACGGAGCCGCTCGAGGCGGCGGCCAGGCCCAGCAGAATCCTGATGGTGGTCGTCTTGCCAGAGCCGTTCGGGCCCAGGAAACCAAAGACCGAACCCTTCGGCACAGCGAGGTCGACGCCGTCAACCGCCAACTGGCGGCCGAAGCGCTTGCTCAAGCCCCGGGTTTCAATGCTCAGTTCGGCCGCTGGGGCGACGGCGGTCAATGGCTGGTGGCTGCGGCCTGGAGCCGCTCAAGCGGCACGGATCCGGCAAAGACCCGGCCGTCGTCGAGGATCAGCACGTTGACCAGCGCCGTCGAAAGCAGCCTGCCCCCGGCTACCGGGACGGTGGCCTGGGCCAGCAGCTCCGCGGCGTTCCCGGACTTTCCAAACTGGTCAGATTGCTGGCCCTGTTGCGGGTCCGCCTTCTGGTCCGGTTTCTGGCCCGGATGGCCGGCCAAATACTTAGCCAGGGCGCCGGCCGGAAGTTCGATCACGGTCTCCCAGCCGGTTCCGCTGACCCTGGGCTGCCCGTTCTTTGCTCCGGGCCGTTCCTTGGAGCCGGGCTCCATGGCGCCGGGGGTCTTGGAATCATGCGTCTTGGAGCCGTACGCCTTGGCATCCGGAACCGGGATCTCCTTGACCACCGCACCCGCCGGCGGGCTGAACTGGAAGATTGCAGCGTCCGGCGCATCGAGCGAGAGCTTGCTGAACGCGACACGGAATGCCGGATCCGCCTGGCCGCGGGCTTTCACTTCGACGCCGAGGGGCATGCCGTTCTGGCCGTCCACCGCAATCGCCACGGACGCCAGCAGGGTGGACGCGGACTTTGGCGTGAGCACCAGCTGGTAAGCGGCACGTCCGGCGACTTCGACGTCAGCGCCGACGGACACGTCGCTGCTCGAGTCAAGCTTGGCCAGGAGTTTTTCCGCTAGGGCGTCCGGGGCGGGCGCGGACTCCTGCCGTGACCGGTGGTGATCCGCAGCCCCGGCCGGGGGAACGGCGTGGGCGGCAGTGTTGTCCTTGGAGTTATAGAACCAGAGATCGTTGCCGTGACGGACGACGTCGCGCTCCGCGAGCCGGTCCAGGACCTGCACCCGGGCGTTGTCCGGGCCGTCGCGGTAGACCCGGGCGGTGTGCGGGCCAGTCAACAGCTCCAGCCAGGCGGTGTCCCCTGCCCCGGCACCAGGACCGGTCTGCGGAAGTGCGGGCAGGCCCAGGCTGGAGGACTGGTCCACCGTCCCGGAAAAGGACGTGACATGGTGCTGGGCAATCAGCGCCAGCACCTGCTCGGGCGACTTGGACGGCAGCGGGTCGCCCGCGCTGGCCGGGACCGATCCAGCGAGGACCCCGGCGGCGATCACGGCGGGAACGACGGCGGCCGGCAACCAGCGCAGCCAGGTGCGGCTCATGATAAACGCGCTCCAACATTGCAGCTCATGAATCAACTTTACGCCTCCAGCCGGGAGCCATCACGCGCACAGTTGATATTGATGCCGCGGGCTTAGCGGTGCTACGAGTCGCTGCGGTAATCCTCGACCGCGCGGCTAGGTGAGCACGTTGAGTGTCAGCTCGGCCGCGCCGAGCGACAGCGCGAGTATCGATGTTCCAACACCGGCAACGAGCAGCAGCCCCGGGTGGGCAAGCCCCACCACGACCCGCCTGAGCCGTGGCCTCCTCCGGAGGAACTTTTTGGGAATTCGCTCCGGTGCGGGGTCCTGTTTCCAGCCGCGGAGACGCCGCAGGAACCATGCGCAGCGGATAATGAAAGCCAGCCAGAGCAAGGACACCACCAAGGGGACCGCGGCCAGCATGAGGTTGAACCCCAGAGCAGTCACCTCCCGCTCTGACGTGCCGACGAGGGACTGGACGGTGGTCGAAATCGAGGCGCTCATGACCACCGAGACCCCCCAAACGAGGAACGCCGCCGTGAGAGCGAGGAATCGGACGAAAAAATGGCCGAGCACCGAGTCCTTGCGCCGGGTGAGGTGCCGGCGCGGTGTGGCCTGCAGCAGGGCGATGGTCGCCAGCACGGTTGGCAGCGCCGCCATTCCGACCATCACGTACCAGAACCAGCCCGCGAAGTCGAAAACGTCGTCGGCGACGATCAGGGCCGCCCAGAAGCCCGTCCACACCCAGCCGGCGGTGAGCGGCCGGCTGACGAGCCAGGCGGGCAGCCAGGGATCGTCGACGGCGGGCGCCTCCGGTTGGGGCACCGCGGGTTGGTCCGCCGCCGGGACGGCTGCGTTCGGCACGGGCTCAGAAGCGCCCGCCATGTCGGTCATGAGCCCACTGTAGCTAGGCGCCCAGCTGCCCTCCATCCCCGACTGCGTCAAAGGTGGCCAGCGGCGGGCCGGCTTAGCAGGGGTGCTAGGAGTCGCCGAGCATGGCACCGAAGCGCGGCCGGTCGGCCAGACGGGGATCCTCCCGGTCTGGAACCACCATCACGGGACCCTTGGCGTGGTGCAGGATGCCGTCCGAGGTGGACCCGAGCAACATTCCAGCGAAGCCGCCCCTGCCACGGGTCCCCACCACGACCAGCTCCACGTGCCGGGTCGCGTCTACCAGGATGTCCACCGGGGAGCCGTCAACCAGCTGCGTTTCGATCTGGAGCCGGGGAAAGTGGCTCTTGAGCCACTCTACTCCGGCGTCGAGCTGGACGCGGATGTCGGCGAAAAGTGCCTCGCGATCCATCGGGGCGGGTACCCAGGCGAGGGAGCCGCTGTACTGCGGCACCGCACAGACCAAGCGCAGCGGCGCGGAGAGGCGCTCTGCCTGGGCGGCGGCTTCGAGGACCGCCACCCGCGCCTGTTCGGACCCGTCGACGCCCGCCACCACGACGTTCTCGATCGGCTGGTGCCCGGACTTCTCCCGTTCAGCCATGACGCGCTTGTCATCCGTGGTCTCGCCCAGCCGGTCGCCGCAGATCAGCGGCACCGTCACCGTCGGGCATTTTGCGTGCGCGGGAAGGGCGCTGCTGACAGAGCCGAGGAGCCGGCCTACGAAGCCGCCCCGCCCGCGGGTTCCGAAGACCAGCAGCTCGGCGGTTTCGGTCATCTCCAGCAACACCCCGGAGGCGTCACCGTTCTCTACCGACGCGTCGACGTCGATGTTGTAGCGGGCCACCTTGTCGATTGCCTGCTTCAGGATGGCTTCCGCACCCTCGCGGATCACCGAGTCGTCAACCGTCGCATATCCGCCATCGAGGCCGGACGCAGCAA contains:
- a CDS encoding cation diffusion facilitator family transporter — translated: MGHDHSHGITATGTARHRKRLIAVLGITLAVVLIQVAGAAISGSLALLADAGHMLSDAAGVFIALLAAWIAARPASDARTYGYQRAEVLAALANALVLIVISVVIFTEAVRRFGSAPEVHTDVMLFAAILGAVANLVSLLILRGAQKESLNVRGAYLEVLGDLLGSFAVIAAAIVIMATGYQAADTIASMLIALMILPRAWHLLRDVVDVLLEATPKGVDVQMIREHILAVDGVVSVHDIHIWTITSGVPVFSAHVVVEDAAMGARGADRVLDKLVTCLGSHFDTEHCTFQLEPATHAEHEAHQHA
- a CDS encoding ABC transporter permease, translated to MRRTRPRTQGLRLLGSELGVLFRRRRTWAMLLALAAIPVLIAVAVRLSSAVPAGRGPAFLDRISQNGLFVGVTAMLVAVPLFLPLTIGVVAGDTLAGEAGLGTLRYLLAAPAGRGRLLAVKYAGAVAFAVVAPLTVAVVGAGIGAALFPVGPVTLLSGDTIGAADAVVRLLLIAAYLAVSLVGLSAVGLFMSSLTDVPVGAMAATVVLAVVAQVADALPQLEWLHPWLFTHRWLDFADLLRQPVVWESFAANALLQGGYLAVFGTLAYAKFTTKDVLS
- a CDS encoding ABC transporter ATP-binding protein, which codes for MTAVAPAAELSIETRGLSKRFGRQLAVDGVDLAVPKGSVFGFLGPNGSGKTTTIRILLGLAAASSGSVRVLGEEMPRQLHSVLPRVGALVEGPAFYPFLSGAANLLRFDAADPHALAGTRHERVRTALERVGLAHAADKKVRAYSLGMKQRLGIANALLAPRELLVLDEPTNGLDPQGTREVRHLVRSLAADGATVFVSSHLLAEVEQICTHAAIMSAGHLVAQGTMTELRQAGRSRLRLLTPDADAAARVLAGLGLTLDGGTPAGVGGAGSGSSEQSSNGGSSAGSGSTGGSLDDGMGAGRVMYAPLPVGGTGVTVPPPEQVVAALVSAGVRVRGFALEQGSLEDRFVELTGEGFDVAQ
- a CDS encoding universal stress protein, with amino-acid sequence MAEEQAQPDQVGDAAGERSASRGIVVGVDGSEHSHCALVWAAREAERRQRPLHIVTAYSVPVFAASGLDGGYATVDDSVIREGAEAILKQAIDKVARYNIDVDASVENGDASGVLLEMTETAELLVFGTRGRGGFVGRLLGSVSSALPAHAKCPTVTVPLICGDRLGETTDDKRVMAEREKSGHQPIENVVVAGVDGSEQARVAVLEAAAQAERLSAPLRLVCAVPQYSGSLAWVPAPMDREALFADIRVQLDAGVEWLKSHFPRLQIETQLVDGSPVDILVDATRHVELVVVGTRGRGGFAGMLLGSTSDGILHHAKGPVMVVPDREDPRLADRPRFGAMLGDS